One genomic window of Bombus fervidus isolate BK054 chromosome 14, iyBomFerv1, whole genome shotgun sequence includes the following:
- the Unc-104 gene encoding kinesin family member unc-104 isoform X10, whose product MSSVKVAVRVRPFNNREISREAQCIIEMSGNTTSILNPKAPPGSKDALKSFNYDYSYFSMDPNDANYSSQLMVYKDIGEEMLEHAFEGYNVCIFAYGQTGAGKSYTMMGKQEEGQEGIIPQICKDLFRKISRNSNECLKYSVEVSYMEIYCERVRDLLNPKNKGNLRVREHPLLGPYVEDLSKLAVMSYQDIHDLIDEGNKARTVAATNMNETSSRSHAVFTIFFTQQKQDSATGLVTEKVSKISLVDLAGSERADSTGAKGTRLKEGANINKSLTTLGKVISALAEIATKKKKKADFIPYRDSVLTWLLRENLGGNSKTAMIAAVSPADINYDETLSTLRYADRAKQIVCKAVVNEDANAKLIRELKEEIQKLRELLKQEGIDVQEGDEIVRATKREDDVKESRPRIPSHTTSTIAEEAVDQLQASEKLIAELNETWEEKLKRTEIIRLQREAVFAEMGVAVKEDGVTVGVFSPKKTPHLVNLNEDPLMSECLIYYIKDGFTRIGSAEANIPQDIQLCGPHILSEHCVFENHEGIITLIPKKGALIYVNGREVTESIVLKTGSRVILGKNHVFRFNHPDQVRERREKGSPAETPGNGETVDWNFAQIELLEKQGIDLKAEMEKRLLALEEQFRKEKEEADQLFEEQRKNYEARIDALQRQVEEQSMTMSMYSSYTPEDFNNIEEDIFESNWTEREFQLAAWAFRKWKYHQFTSLRDDLWGNAIFLKEANAISVELKKKVQFQFTLLTDTLYSPLPSDLLPVIDDEEEEERPFPRTIVAVEVQDTKNGATHYWTLDKLRQRLELMREMYHNEAELSPTSPDFNIESITGGDPFYDRFPWFRMVGRSFVYLSNLMYPVPLIHKVAIVNEKGDVKGYLRVAVQAVVEEENSEYSSGVRQSARISFEDDLFGNQKQNKRNTLLTQTLEKNRQILLHEERVVEGHNEQKEVKDEDDIGDADSGRGDSSVSSDMKEEDLPDHLQLGSEFTFRVTVLQAMGISTEYADIFCQFNFLHRHDEAFSTEPVKNTGKGCPPGFYHVQNITVTVTKSFLEYLKTQPIVFEVFGHYQQHPLHKDAKLEYVRQPPKRMLPPSIPISQPVRSPKFGSVLPSPSTSHVHAKYDVLVWFEICELAPNGEYVPSVVDHSDDLPCRGLFLLHQGIQRRIRITIVHEPASELRWKDVRELVVGRIRNTPEPEEEDNDSSVLSLGLFPGEYLEVPGDDRCMFRFEAAWDSSLHNSALLNRVTAYGEQIFMTISAYLELENCGRPAIITKDLSMIIYGRDARVGPRSLKHLFSGSYRNQEANRLSGVYELVLRRSSEAGSPGVQRRQRRVLDTSSTYVRGEENLHGWRPRGDSLIFDHQWELEKLTRLEEVERVRHTLLLREKLGIDKVSFCNKISHDFTKSEKEVCNMMAKATNETHASPVKLKRSTSKDVYEPWEMTEREKELATKYIKLIQGRIPSKEPILLSDVSPGEDTMADMTASMISSVISSSSQESVYERASDYLEQAAGIIVWSRSKSCILRLSSPERARLQELQESILASESANQPCTIAPAPLGSSSPSKENLVLYVPEVEEIRISPVIARKGYLNVLEHKTNGWKKRWVAVRRPYVLIFREEKDPVERALINLATAQVEYSEDQLAMVKVPNTFSVVTKHRGYLLQTLGDKEVYDWLYAINPLLAGQIRSKLARKGPATNLNNASPVGLVPPIDQQSNQNK is encoded by the exons ATGTCGTCGGTAAAGGTGGCGGTGAGGGTACGGCCCTTCAACAATCGAGAGATCTCCCGTGAGGCACAATGTATCATCGAAATGTCCGGCAATACTACTT CGATATTGAATCCCAAAGCACCACCGGGCAGCAAAGATGCGCTCAAGAGCTTCAATTACGATTATTCCTATTTTTCCATGGAC CCAAACGACGCAAATTATTCTTCACAACTAATGGTCTACAAGGATATCGGCGAAGAGATGTTGGAGCATGCTTTCGAAG GTTACAACGTCTGTATATTCGCTTACGGACAGACCGGTGCTGGCAAATCGTACACCATGATGGGTAAACAAGAAGAAGGTCAAGAGGGAATAATACCTCAAATTTGCAAGGACCTCTTTAGAAAAATCAGTCGCAATTCAAATGAGTGCCTGAAGTATTCTGTTGAAGTGAGTTATATGGAAATATACTGCGAAAGGGTGCGGGATCTCTTAAATCCCAAGAACAAAGGAAACCTTCGTGTACGGGAGCATCCTCTGCTTGGACCGTACGTTGAGGACCTGTCCAAATTGGCGGTGATGTCGTATCAAGATATTCATGATCTTATCGATGAAGGGAACAAGGCAAG aaCGGTAGCAGCCACAAATATGAATGAAACATCTAGCAGATCTCATGCCGTATTTACGATATTCTTCACGCAACAAAAGCAGGATTCTGCAACAGGATTAGTGACAGAAAAAGTCAGCAAAATCTCCCTGGTCGATTTGGCGGGTTCTGAAAGAGCTGATTCTACTGGTGCAAAGGGTACGAGGTTGAAAGAAGGTgccaatattaataaaagctTGACGACCCTTGGAAAGGTCATCAGTGCCCTTGCTGAAATT GCCactaaaaagaagaaaaaggctGATTTCATCCCCTATAGAGATTCTGTTCTAACGTGGCTTTTGAGAGAAAATCTAGGAGGTAATTCTAAAACAGCAATGATTGCAGCAGTGAGTCCAGCGGACATCAATTACGATGAAACCCTCTCCACCTTACG ATACGCAGACAGAGCGAAACAAATAGTTTGCAAAGCCGTCGTCAACGAAGACGCGAACGCGAAGCTTATCAGAGAACTCAAAGAAGAGATTCAAAAGTTACGGGAATTGCTGAAACAAGAGGGTATTGATGTGCAAGAAG GGGATGAAATCGTCCGAGCAACCAAACGCGAGGACGATGTGAAGGAAAGTCGGCCCAGAATCCCGTCTCATACCACATCGACTATCGCTGAAGAAGCAGTGGATCAATTACAAGCTTCAGAAAAACTTATAGCcg AATTGAATGAAACATGGGAAGAGAAGCTAAAACGAACCGAGATAATTCGTTTACAACGCGAGGCGGTGTTCGCCGAAATGGGGGTTGCTGTGAAAGAGGATGGAGTCACGGTTGGTGTATTCTCTCCAAAAAAAACTCCTCACTTGGTGAATCTGAATGAGGATCCGCTCATGTCCGAGTGTTTGATTTACTACATCAAGGATGGCTTCACACGTATCGGTAGCGCCGAAGCTAACATACCGCAAGATATACAGTTATGTGGTCCTCACATACTGAGCGAGCACTGCGTCTTCGAGAATCACGAGGGTATTATTACCCTGATTCCGAAGAAAGGAGCTTTAATTTACGTGAATGGACGTGAGGTCACTGAATCGATCGTTCTGAAGACCGGATCTCGCGTCATCTTAGGAAAGAATCATGTGTTCAGATTCAATCATCCTGATCAGG TCCGTGAACGAAGAGAGAAGGGATCTCCTGCAGAAACTCCTGGAAATGGAGAAACAGTCGACTGGAACTTTGCACAGATCGAATTGCTAGAAAAACAAGGAATTGATCTAAAAGCTGAGATGGAGAAGAGATTATTAGCTTTGGAAGAACAATTTcgtaaagagaaagaagaggcgGACCAATTGTTCGAAGAACAAAGAAAG AACTACGAGGCTCGAATAGACGCACTGCAACGACAGGTTGAGGAACAAAGTATGACGATGTCAATGTACAGCAGTTATACCCCCGAAGACTTTAACAATATCGAGGAAGATATTTTCG AGAGCAACTGGACCGAGAGAGAGTTCCAACTGGCCGCTTGGGCCTTCCGCAAGTGGAAATATCATCAATTCACAAGTCTTCGGGATGATCTATGGGGCAACGCTATATTCCTCAAAGAAGCTAACGCTATTTCTGTCGAACTCAAAAAGAAG GTACAATTCCAGTTTACCTTGCTCACGGATACGCTTTATTCGCCACTTCCTTCGGATCTCTTGCCTGTCATTGACgacgaggaagaggaggaaagaCCATTCCCGCGTACCATAGTTGCTGTAGAAGTTCAAGACACGAAGAATGGCGCGACACATTACTGGACACTCGATAAACTTAG ACAAAGACTTGAACTGATGCGAGAAATGTATCATAATGAGGCAGAATTGTCGCCGACATCCCCAGATTTCAATATCGAATCCATCACTGGAGGTGATCCATTCTACGACCGTTTTCCCTGGTTCCGAATGGTTGGCAG GTCTTTCGTATATCTAAGCAATCTTATGTATCCCGTACCATTGATACACAAAGTAGCGATAGTAAACGAAAAGGGAGACGTAAAAGGCTACTTGCGTGTAGCTGTGCAAGCTGTTGTTG AAGAGGAAAACAGTGAATACTCAAGTGGCGTCAGACAGTCAGCTAGAATTTCTTTCGAGGATGACTTGTTTGGAAATCAAAAGCAGAACAAACGCAACACTCTGTTAACTCAGACTCTTGAGAAGAACCGACAAATTCTGTTACACGAGGAACGTGTCGTAGAAGGCCACAACGAGCAAAAGGAGGTGAAAGACGAAGACGATATCGGCGATGCAGACAGTGGCAGAGGGGATAGCTCAGTTTCCAGCGACATGAAGGAAGAGGATCTACCGGATCATTTGCAACTTGGCTCTGAATTCACATTCAGGGTTACCGTGCTACAGGCCATGGGCATTTCCACCGAATATGCTGACATTTTTTGCCAATTCAA TTTCTTGCATCGACACGATGAAGCATTTTCAACTGAGCCAGTAAAAAATACAGGAAAAGGATGTCCTCCTGGATTTTATCACGTACAAAAT ATCACGGTGACAGTAACAAAATCATTCTTGGAATATCTAAAAACTCAGCCAATCGTTTTCGAAGTTTTTGGACACTATCAGCAACATCCTCTGCATAAAGATGCAAAACTGGAATA CGTAAGACAACCACCGAAGAGAATGCTTCCGCCATCTATACCTATCAGTCAACCCGTACGTTCACCGAAATTCGGCAGTGTTTTACCATCTCCGAGCACGTCGCACGTGCATGCGAAATACGATGTATTAGTTTGGTTTGAGATTTGCGAGTTAGCGCCGAACGGTGAATACGTACCATCCGTGGTCGATCATAGCGACGATCTACCGTGTCGTGGATTATTTTTGCTCCATCAGGGAATCCAGCGTCGGATTCGAATTACTATTGTACACGAACCAGCGTCTGAGCTGCGATGGAAAGATGTGAGAGAGTTGGTTGTCGGACGTATTAGAAACACGCCAGAACCGGAAGAAGAGGACAATGATTCGTCGGTGCTTTCATTAGGGCTTTTCCCTGGCGAATATCTAGAAGTACCTGGTGATGATAGATGCATGTTCAGATTCGAGGCAGCGTGGGATAGTTCTCTTCATAATTCGGCCTTGCTCAATAGAGTTACAGCTTACGGAGAACAAATCTTCATGACAATTTCTGCTTACCTCGAG TTGGAGAATTGTGGAAGACCAGCGATCATCACGAAAGACTTGAGTATGATCATTTATGGCAGAGACGCCAGAGTAGGGCCACGTTCTCTGAAGCATCTATTCAGCGGAAGCTACCGCAATCAAGAAGCAAACAGACTCAGTGGTGTTTACGAGCTGGTTTTGCGTCGTTCTTCGGAAGCAGGTAGCCCAG GCGTTCAGAGGAGACAACGGCGTGTATTGGACACCAGTTCTACGTATGTTAGAGGAGAGGAGAATCTTCACGGATGGAGACCACGGGGAGATAGCTTAATATTCGATCACCAATGggagttagaaaaattaacaagATTAGAAGAAGTGGAAAGAGTAAGACACACACTATTATTACGAGAAAAGCTCGGTATCGACAAAGTGTCATTCTGCAATAAAATATCTCATGATTTCACAAAGAGTGAGAAG GAGGTCTGCAACATGATGGCGAAAGCGACGAATGAAACGCATGCCAGTCCGGTGAAATTGAAGCGTTCAACTAGTAAAGACGTTTACGAGCCTTGGGAGATGaccgaaagagaaaaagaactaGCCACGAAGTATATCAAACTTATTCAAGGTCGCATTCCAAGCAAAGAACCCATTCTATTGTCCGACGTTTCACCCGGAGAAGACACTATGGCCGATATGACGGCATCTATGATATCTTCGGTGATATCATCCTCGTCCCAAGAGTCAGTATACGAGAGAGCTAGTGATTACTTAGAGCAG GCTGCTGGTATAATAGTATGGAGCAGATCTAAGTCGTGCATCCTTAGGTTAAGTTCACCGGAGAGAGCTAGACTGCAGGAACTGCAGGAGAGTATATTAGCCAGTGAATCCGCTAATCAACCGTGTACAATTGCACCGGCTCCATTGGGTTCATCTTCCCCATCAAAGGAGAATTTGGTACTCTACGTGCCGGAAGTCGAAGAAATTCGCATCAGTCCGGTTATTGCCAGAAAAGGATACCTAAATGTTCTCGAACACAAGACTAATGGTTGGAAGAAACGTTGGGTG GCTGTACGACGACCATACGTTTTAATCTTTCGGGAAGAAAAAGACCCAGTGGAGAGAGCTCTCATTAATTTAGCTACTGCTCAAGTTGAATATTCTGAAGATCAATTAGCTATGGTGAAAGTACCAAATACTTTCAG CGTCGTTACAAAACATCGAGGATATTTGTTGCAAACTTTAGGAGATAAGGAGGTTTATGACTGGCTGTACGCTATTAATCCTCTTCTTGCTGGTCAAATCAG GTCAAAACTAGCACGCAAGGGGCCAGCTACGAATCTGAATAACGCTTCGCCTGTTGGTCTAGTCCCGCCCATAGATCAACAGTCGAACCAAAATAAGTGA
- the Unc-104 gene encoding kinesin family member unc-104 isoform X11: MSSVKVAVRVRPFNNREISREAQCIIEMSGNTTSILNPKAPPGSKDALKSFNYDYSYFSMDPNDANYSSQLMVYKDIGEEMLEHAFEGYNVCIFAYGQTGAGKSYTMMGKQEEGQEGIIPQICKDLFRKISRNSNECLKYSVEVSYMEIYCERVRDLLNPKNKGNLRVREHPLLGPYVEDLSKLAVMSYQDIHDLIDEGNKARTVAATNMNETSSRSHAVFTIFFTQQKQDSATGLVTEKVSKISLVDLAGSERADSTGAKGTRLKEGANINKSLTTLGKVISALAEIATKKKKKADFIPYRDSVLTWLLRENLGGNSKTAMIAAVSPADINYDETLSTLRYADRAKQIVCKAVVNEDANAKLIRELKEEIQKLRELLKQEGIDVQEGDEIVRATKREDDVKESRPRIPSHTTSTIAEEAVDQLQASEKLIAELNETWEEKLKRTEIIRLQREAVFAEMGVAVKEDGVTVGVFSPKKTPHLVNLNEDPLMSECLIYYIKDGFTRIGSAEANIPQDIQLCGPHILSEHCVFENHEGIITLIPKKGALIYVNGREVTESIVLKTGSRVILGKNHVFRFNHPDQVRERREKGSPAETPGNGETVDWNFAQIELLEKQGIDLKAEMEKRLLALEEQFRKEKEEADQLFEEQRKNYEARIDALQRQVEEQSMTMSMYSSYTPEDFNNIEEDIFESNWTEREFQLAAWAFRKWKYHQFTSLRDDLWGNAIFLKEANAISVELKKKVQFQFTLLTDTLYSPLPSDLLPVIDDEEEEERPFPRTIVAVEVQDTKNGATHYWTLDKLRQRLELMREMYHNEAELSPTSPDFNIESITGGDPFYDRFPWFRMVGRSFVYLSNLMYPVPLIHKVAIVNEKGDVKGYLRVAVQAVVEEENSEYSSGVRQSARISFEDDLFGNQKQNKRNTLLTQTLEKNRQILLHEERVVEGHNEQKEVKDEDDIGDADSGRGDSSVSSDMKEEDLPDHLQLGSEFTFRVTVLQAMGISTEYADIFCQFNFLHRHDEAFSTEPVKNTGKGCPPGFYHVQNITVTVTKSFLEYLKTQPIVFEVFGHYQQHPLHKDAKLEYVRQPPKRMLPPSIPISQPVRSPKFGSVLPSPSTSHVHAKYDVLVWFEICELAPNGEYVPSVVDHSDDLPCRGLFLLHQGIQRRIRITIVHEPASELRWKDVRELVVGRIRNTPEPEEEDNDSSVLSLGLFPGEYLEVPGDDRCMFRFEAAWDSSLHNSALLNRVTAYGEQIFMTISAYLELENCGRPAIITKDLSMIIYGRDARVGPRSLKHLFSGSYRNQEANRLSGVYELVLRRSSEAGVQRRQRRVLDTSSTYVRGEENLHGWRPRGDSLIFDHQWELEKLTRLEEVERVRHTLLLREKLGIDKVSFCNKISHDFTKSEKEVCNMMAKATNETHASPVKLKRSTSKDVYEPWEMTEREKELATKYIKLIQGRIPSKEPILLSDVSPGEDTMADMTASMISSVISSSSQESVYERASDYLEQAAGIIVWSRSKSCILRLSSPERARLQELQESILASESANQPCTIAPAPLGSSSPSKENLVLYVPEVEEIRISPVIARKGYLNVLEHKTNGWKKRWVAVRRPYVLIFREEKDPVERALINLATAQVEYSEDQLAMVKVPNTFSVVTKHRGYLLQTLGDKEVYDWLYAINPLLAGQIRSKLARKGPATNLNNASPVGLVPPIDQQSNQNK, encoded by the exons ATGTCGTCGGTAAAGGTGGCGGTGAGGGTACGGCCCTTCAACAATCGAGAGATCTCCCGTGAGGCACAATGTATCATCGAAATGTCCGGCAATACTACTT CGATATTGAATCCCAAAGCACCACCGGGCAGCAAAGATGCGCTCAAGAGCTTCAATTACGATTATTCCTATTTTTCCATGGAC CCAAACGACGCAAATTATTCTTCACAACTAATGGTCTACAAGGATATCGGCGAAGAGATGTTGGAGCATGCTTTCGAAG GTTACAACGTCTGTATATTCGCTTACGGACAGACCGGTGCTGGCAAATCGTACACCATGATGGGTAAACAAGAAGAAGGTCAAGAGGGAATAATACCTCAAATTTGCAAGGACCTCTTTAGAAAAATCAGTCGCAATTCAAATGAGTGCCTGAAGTATTCTGTTGAAGTGAGTTATATGGAAATATACTGCGAAAGGGTGCGGGATCTCTTAAATCCCAAGAACAAAGGAAACCTTCGTGTACGGGAGCATCCTCTGCTTGGACCGTACGTTGAGGACCTGTCCAAATTGGCGGTGATGTCGTATCAAGATATTCATGATCTTATCGATGAAGGGAACAAGGCAAG aaCGGTAGCAGCCACAAATATGAATGAAACATCTAGCAGATCTCATGCCGTATTTACGATATTCTTCACGCAACAAAAGCAGGATTCTGCAACAGGATTAGTGACAGAAAAAGTCAGCAAAATCTCCCTGGTCGATTTGGCGGGTTCTGAAAGAGCTGATTCTACTGGTGCAAAGGGTACGAGGTTGAAAGAAGGTgccaatattaataaaagctTGACGACCCTTGGAAAGGTCATCAGTGCCCTTGCTGAAATT GCCactaaaaagaagaaaaaggctGATTTCATCCCCTATAGAGATTCTGTTCTAACGTGGCTTTTGAGAGAAAATCTAGGAGGTAATTCTAAAACAGCAATGATTGCAGCAGTGAGTCCAGCGGACATCAATTACGATGAAACCCTCTCCACCTTACG ATACGCAGACAGAGCGAAACAAATAGTTTGCAAAGCCGTCGTCAACGAAGACGCGAACGCGAAGCTTATCAGAGAACTCAAAGAAGAGATTCAAAAGTTACGGGAATTGCTGAAACAAGAGGGTATTGATGTGCAAGAAG GGGATGAAATCGTCCGAGCAACCAAACGCGAGGACGATGTGAAGGAAAGTCGGCCCAGAATCCCGTCTCATACCACATCGACTATCGCTGAAGAAGCAGTGGATCAATTACAAGCTTCAGAAAAACTTATAGCcg AATTGAATGAAACATGGGAAGAGAAGCTAAAACGAACCGAGATAATTCGTTTACAACGCGAGGCGGTGTTCGCCGAAATGGGGGTTGCTGTGAAAGAGGATGGAGTCACGGTTGGTGTATTCTCTCCAAAAAAAACTCCTCACTTGGTGAATCTGAATGAGGATCCGCTCATGTCCGAGTGTTTGATTTACTACATCAAGGATGGCTTCACACGTATCGGTAGCGCCGAAGCTAACATACCGCAAGATATACAGTTATGTGGTCCTCACATACTGAGCGAGCACTGCGTCTTCGAGAATCACGAGGGTATTATTACCCTGATTCCGAAGAAAGGAGCTTTAATTTACGTGAATGGACGTGAGGTCACTGAATCGATCGTTCTGAAGACCGGATCTCGCGTCATCTTAGGAAAGAATCATGTGTTCAGATTCAATCATCCTGATCAGG TCCGTGAACGAAGAGAGAAGGGATCTCCTGCAGAAACTCCTGGAAATGGAGAAACAGTCGACTGGAACTTTGCACAGATCGAATTGCTAGAAAAACAAGGAATTGATCTAAAAGCTGAGATGGAGAAGAGATTATTAGCTTTGGAAGAACAATTTcgtaaagagaaagaagaggcgGACCAATTGTTCGAAGAACAAAGAAAG AACTACGAGGCTCGAATAGACGCACTGCAACGACAGGTTGAGGAACAAAGTATGACGATGTCAATGTACAGCAGTTATACCCCCGAAGACTTTAACAATATCGAGGAAGATATTTTCG AGAGCAACTGGACCGAGAGAGAGTTCCAACTGGCCGCTTGGGCCTTCCGCAAGTGGAAATATCATCAATTCACAAGTCTTCGGGATGATCTATGGGGCAACGCTATATTCCTCAAAGAAGCTAACGCTATTTCTGTCGAACTCAAAAAGAAG GTACAATTCCAGTTTACCTTGCTCACGGATACGCTTTATTCGCCACTTCCTTCGGATCTCTTGCCTGTCATTGACgacgaggaagaggaggaaagaCCATTCCCGCGTACCATAGTTGCTGTAGAAGTTCAAGACACGAAGAATGGCGCGACACATTACTGGACACTCGATAAACTTAG ACAAAGACTTGAACTGATGCGAGAAATGTATCATAATGAGGCAGAATTGTCGCCGACATCCCCAGATTTCAATATCGAATCCATCACTGGAGGTGATCCATTCTACGACCGTTTTCCCTGGTTCCGAATGGTTGGCAG GTCTTTCGTATATCTAAGCAATCTTATGTATCCCGTACCATTGATACACAAAGTAGCGATAGTAAACGAAAAGGGAGACGTAAAAGGCTACTTGCGTGTAGCTGTGCAAGCTGTTGTTG AAGAGGAAAACAGTGAATACTCAAGTGGCGTCAGACAGTCAGCTAGAATTTCTTTCGAGGATGACTTGTTTGGAAATCAAAAGCAGAACAAACGCAACACTCTGTTAACTCAGACTCTTGAGAAGAACCGACAAATTCTGTTACACGAGGAACGTGTCGTAGAAGGCCACAACGAGCAAAAGGAGGTGAAAGACGAAGACGATATCGGCGATGCAGACAGTGGCAGAGGGGATAGCTCAGTTTCCAGCGACATGAAGGAAGAGGATCTACCGGATCATTTGCAACTTGGCTCTGAATTCACATTCAGGGTTACCGTGCTACAGGCCATGGGCATTTCCACCGAATATGCTGACATTTTTTGCCAATTCAA TTTCTTGCATCGACACGATGAAGCATTTTCAACTGAGCCAGTAAAAAATACAGGAAAAGGATGTCCTCCTGGATTTTATCACGTACAAAAT ATCACGGTGACAGTAACAAAATCATTCTTGGAATATCTAAAAACTCAGCCAATCGTTTTCGAAGTTTTTGGACACTATCAGCAACATCCTCTGCATAAAGATGCAAAACTGGAATA CGTAAGACAACCACCGAAGAGAATGCTTCCGCCATCTATACCTATCAGTCAACCCGTACGTTCACCGAAATTCGGCAGTGTTTTACCATCTCCGAGCACGTCGCACGTGCATGCGAAATACGATGTATTAGTTTGGTTTGAGATTTGCGAGTTAGCGCCGAACGGTGAATACGTACCATCCGTGGTCGATCATAGCGACGATCTACCGTGTCGTGGATTATTTTTGCTCCATCAGGGAATCCAGCGTCGGATTCGAATTACTATTGTACACGAACCAGCGTCTGAGCTGCGATGGAAAGATGTGAGAGAGTTGGTTGTCGGACGTATTAGAAACACGCCAGAACCGGAAGAAGAGGACAATGATTCGTCGGTGCTTTCATTAGGGCTTTTCCCTGGCGAATATCTAGAAGTACCTGGTGATGATAGATGCATGTTCAGATTCGAGGCAGCGTGGGATAGTTCTCTTCATAATTCGGCCTTGCTCAATAGAGTTACAGCTTACGGAGAACAAATCTTCATGACAATTTCTGCTTACCTCGAG TTGGAGAATTGTGGAAGACCAGCGATCATCACGAAAGACTTGAGTATGATCATTTATGGCAGAGACGCCAGAGTAGGGCCACGTTCTCTGAAGCATCTATTCAGCGGAAGCTACCGCAATCAAGAAGCAAACAGACTCAGTGGTGTTTACGAGCTGGTTTTGCGTCGTTCTTCGGAAGCAG GCGTTCAGAGGAGACAACGGCGTGTATTGGACACCAGTTCTACGTATGTTAGAGGAGAGGAGAATCTTCACGGATGGAGACCACGGGGAGATAGCTTAATATTCGATCACCAATGggagttagaaaaattaacaagATTAGAAGAAGTGGAAAGAGTAAGACACACACTATTATTACGAGAAAAGCTCGGTATCGACAAAGTGTCATTCTGCAATAAAATATCTCATGATTTCACAAAGAGTGAGAAG GAGGTCTGCAACATGATGGCGAAAGCGACGAATGAAACGCATGCCAGTCCGGTGAAATTGAAGCGTTCAACTAGTAAAGACGTTTACGAGCCTTGGGAGATGaccgaaagagaaaaagaactaGCCACGAAGTATATCAAACTTATTCAAGGTCGCATTCCAAGCAAAGAACCCATTCTATTGTCCGACGTTTCACCCGGAGAAGACACTATGGCCGATATGACGGCATCTATGATATCTTCGGTGATATCATCCTCGTCCCAAGAGTCAGTATACGAGAGAGCTAGTGATTACTTAGAGCAG GCTGCTGGTATAATAGTATGGAGCAGATCTAAGTCGTGCATCCTTAGGTTAAGTTCACCGGAGAGAGCTAGACTGCAGGAACTGCAGGAGAGTATATTAGCCAGTGAATCCGCTAATCAACCGTGTACAATTGCACCGGCTCCATTGGGTTCATCTTCCCCATCAAAGGAGAATTTGGTACTCTACGTGCCGGAAGTCGAAGAAATTCGCATCAGTCCGGTTATTGCCAGAAAAGGATACCTAAATGTTCTCGAACACAAGACTAATGGTTGGAAGAAACGTTGGGTG GCTGTACGACGACCATACGTTTTAATCTTTCGGGAAGAAAAAGACCCAGTGGAGAGAGCTCTCATTAATTTAGCTACTGCTCAAGTTGAATATTCTGAAGATCAATTAGCTATGGTGAAAGTACCAAATACTTTCAG CGTCGTTACAAAACATCGAGGATATTTGTTGCAAACTTTAGGAGATAAGGAGGTTTATGACTGGCTGTACGCTATTAATCCTCTTCTTGCTGGTCAAATCAG GTCAAAACTAGCACGCAAGGGGCCAGCTACGAATCTGAATAACGCTTCGCCTGTTGGTCTAGTCCCGCCCATAGATCAACAGTCGAACCAAAATAAGTGA